A section of the Terriglobales bacterium genome encodes:
- a CDS encoding methyltransferase domain-containing protein, producing MTNRWDAAQYDAKHAFVYEKAKGLVELLAPQANERILDVGCGTGVLTAEIGKSGAQMLGVDQSEEMISQARKKFPALNFETMDARQLRFNAEFDAVFSNAVLHWIPEAEQVIAGVVEALKSGGRFVAEFGGKGNIRRLVEGFHRALAALEMPEPEAVGPWFYPSIAEYAGLLEKHGLEVREASLFDRPTKLEEGERGLENWIRVFRQTFLEKMGEQDAQRWIREVERQCRSELFRDGSWVLDYRRLRIAAWKA from the coding sequence ATGACCAATCGGTGGGATGCGGCGCAATACGACGCGAAACATGCGTTTGTCTATGAGAAGGCAAAGGGACTGGTGGAGCTGCTGGCGCCGCAGGCCAACGAGCGGATTCTCGATGTTGGTTGCGGGACTGGAGTGTTGACAGCGGAAATTGGCAAAAGCGGCGCACAAATGCTGGGGGTTGACCAGTCAGAGGAGATGATTTCGCAGGCGAGAAAGAAATTCCCGGCGCTGAACTTTGAGACGATGGACGCGAGACAGCTTCGATTTAACGCGGAATTTGATGCAGTGTTTTCCAATGCGGTGTTGCACTGGATTCCAGAGGCGGAGCAAGTAATCGCCGGGGTAGTGGAGGCGCTGAAATCCGGCGGACGATTCGTGGCAGAGTTTGGAGGCAAGGGGAATATTCGAAGGCTGGTGGAGGGATTTCACCGGGCATTGGCGGCCTTGGAAATGCCAGAACCGGAGGCCGTGGGTCCGTGGTTTTACCCGAGCATTGCAGAATATGCGGGACTGCTGGAGAAGCATGGCCTGGAAGTGCGTGAAGCATCGCTGTTCGATCGGCCGACGAAGCTGGAAGAGGGGGAGCGAGGACTGGAAAACTGGATTCGCGTGTTCCGACAGACGTTCCTTGAAAAGATGGGCGAACAGGACGCGCAGCGATGGATTCGAGAGGTGGAACGGCAATGCAGGAGTGAGCTGTTTCGGGATGGCAGTTGGGTGCTCGACTACCGGAGATTGCGAATTGCAGCGTGGAAAGCGTGA
- a CDS encoding alpha/beta hydrolase: protein MTSYHFAEFDGKKIFYREAGARSAPAILLLHGFPTSSHMFRNLIPALAEHYHVVAPDLPGFGFSITPDRKTVRYNFENLAKVIGKFTETIKLERFALYIFDYGAPVGLRLALAHPERIIAIISQNGNAYEEGLSEAWNPIQRYWKEPTEDNRNALREFLTPEATKWQYTHGVADGSQVAPESYTLDSALLTRPGNDEIQLDLCLDYASNVALYPKFQEYFRTKRPPLLAVWGKNDPFFLPPGAEAFRRDNPNAEVKLLDTGHFALETHVEEIAREILDFLGRKLVRTASVA from the coding sequence ATGACTAGCTATCACTTTGCCGAGTTTGACGGCAAGAAGATCTTTTACCGCGAAGCCGGCGCCAGATCCGCACCCGCAATCCTGCTGTTGCATGGCTTCCCCACCTCTTCGCACATGTTCCGCAACCTGATCCCGGCCCTGGCTGAGCATTACCACGTGGTCGCGCCCGACCTGCCAGGTTTCGGCTTTTCCATCACTCCCGACCGCAAGACCGTCCGTTACAACTTTGAAAACCTGGCCAAAGTGATCGGGAAGTTCACTGAGACTATCAAGCTGGAACGCTTCGCTCTCTACATCTTCGACTACGGCGCGCCTGTCGGTTTGCGGCTGGCTCTGGCACATCCGGAGCGCATCATCGCCATCATCTCGCAGAACGGCAATGCCTACGAAGAAGGCTTGAGCGAAGCATGGAACCCGATCCAGCGATACTGGAAAGAGCCCACCGAGGACAACCGCAACGCGTTGCGCGAGTTCCTGACGCCCGAAGCCACCAAGTGGCAATATACCCACGGCGTGGCCGATGGGTCACAGGTTGCCCCGGAGAGTTACACGCTCGATAGCGCGCTGCTGACCCGGCCCGGCAACGACGAGATCCAACTCGACCTTTGCCTCGACTACGCGAGCAACGTGGCACTGTATCCCAAATTCCAGGAATACTTCCGCACCAAGCGGCCACCTCTGCTTGCCGTCTGGGGCAAGAACGATCCGTTCTTCCTTCCTCCCGGTGCAGAGGCCTTCAGGCGCGACAATCCAAACGCAGAAGTGAAGTTGCTGGACACCGGGCACTTCGCACTCGAGACCCACGTCGAGGAGATTGCCCGCGAGATCCTGGACTTTCTCGGACGCAAGCTCGTGCGAACAGCCTCGGTTGCATGA
- a CDS encoding VWA domain-containing protein has product MTLARTGNPSVRRYFLSVIAFLFVLLNLPLGAHQNPPASVQKFVARTELVTVPVIVLSHGKHVTGLPKGDFEIEEDGHPMTLATFEEVGLAQSAKPISPPPGIYTNEVLSDGPVTMTIIALDLINTPYLNQEPVKRELLDYLQHSYRADRPTMLAILSRSGLRVIHDFTNDPQVLETLVRHLKRDGKHDLESDAVVQKDDSGTLLQQIDVSAEYEALEKEFFGDPSVTQGKDSFDKFIADNDRETTLLELRQLARGLSSVPGMKSLIWVSGGIVLPRIMDTRSLRLVDEYEETWKLLNAATIVVTPIDTVLESSNAAFRDTMHMLPDPSRSTHLSLTPEIQRIQNFWDLAQRTGGDYCLMRRDRHCFQKMSDLTSHYYLLTYYVKPSDRSQWRKIRVKVRGENLDVKARNGYYSVGLTGDPEERRKRDVAEASQTPVEFRGVPISARWSDSGGKAEKPSAGTSPFLERRNKRNFQLGIAPGALSIDEADGNHIRLHIVVLAMNDKGKVLNDLTQQLDLHPTREELQRIRTHGFLYGNEMEIPAASTRLRFIVRDDLSENVGTVSMPVM; this is encoded by the coding sequence ATGACTCTAGCTCGTACCGGTAACCCTTCCGTTCGCAGATACTTCCTGTCAGTCATTGCATTTCTTTTCGTTTTACTCAATCTGCCGCTGGGTGCTCATCAAAATCCTCCAGCGAGCGTGCAGAAGTTCGTTGCTCGAACGGAGCTGGTCACAGTTCCGGTCATTGTTCTGAGTCACGGGAAGCATGTAACCGGCCTTCCCAAGGGTGATTTCGAGATCGAAGAAGATGGTCATCCGATGACGTTGGCCACTTTCGAGGAGGTTGGCCTGGCGCAGTCAGCGAAACCGATTTCACCGCCTCCCGGAATCTACACGAACGAAGTGCTCTCCGATGGCCCGGTGACGATGACGATCATAGCGCTTGACTTGATTAACACGCCTTATCTCAATCAAGAGCCGGTAAAGCGCGAGCTTCTCGATTATCTGCAGCACTCTTATCGCGCCGATCGACCGACTATGCTGGCGATCCTTAGTCGCAGCGGGCTGAGAGTCATTCACGACTTCACAAACGACCCTCAAGTGCTGGAGACACTCGTTCGTCATCTGAAGCGAGATGGAAAGCACGACTTGGAAAGCGATGCGGTTGTGCAGAAGGATGATTCTGGAACACTCCTGCAGCAGATCGACGTTTCCGCTGAATATGAAGCGCTCGAGAAGGAATTCTTTGGCGATCCATCTGTCACCCAGGGGAAAGATAGCTTTGACAAATTCATTGCCGACAACGATCGCGAGACCACGCTGCTGGAGCTGCGCCAACTCGCACGCGGGTTGTCCTCCGTTCCCGGAATGAAATCGCTGATCTGGGTATCGGGAGGAATTGTCTTGCCTCGGATCATGGATACGAGATCGCTTCGTCTGGTTGATGAATATGAAGAAACCTGGAAGTTGCTGAATGCAGCGACAATCGTCGTCACGCCGATTGATACCGTGCTGGAAAGTTCTAATGCGGCGTTCCGGGACACGATGCATATGCTGCCCGACCCGAGCAGAAGTACTCACTTGTCGCTCACACCTGAAATCCAACGCATTCAAAATTTCTGGGACCTGGCGCAGCGAACTGGGGGTGACTACTGCCTCATGCGCCGGGATCGACACTGCTTCCAGAAAATGTCGGACCTCACTTCCCACTATTACCTTCTCACCTACTACGTCAAGCCAAGCGACAGGAGCCAGTGGCGAAAAATACGCGTGAAGGTGCGCGGCGAGAATCTGGACGTTAAGGCACGAAACGGATACTACTCGGTAGGTCTCACAGGCGATCCTGAGGAGAGACGCAAGCGAGACGTAGCCGAGGCCTCTCAGACGCCAGTCGAGTTCCGTGGAGTCCCAATCAGCGCCCGCTGGTCAGACTCAGGCGGAAAAGCGGAAAAACCCTCAGCCGGAACTAGTCCATTCCTGGAGAGACGTAACAAGAGAAACTTCCAGCTTGGTATTGCCCCGGGGGCTCTCAGTATTGACGAAGCCGATGGCAATCACATCCGTTTGCACATCGTCGTTCTGGCAATGAACGACAAGGGAAAGGTGCTGAACGACTTGACGCAGCAGCTAGATCTTCATCCCACAAGGGAAGAGCTGCAACGCATCAGAACGCACGGATTTCTTTACGGAAACGAAATGGAAATCCCTGCGGCAAGCACAAGGCTTCGCTTCATCGTTCGCGACGATCTCAGTGAGAATGTCGGCACCGTCTCGATGCCGGTAATGTAG
- a CDS encoding aldo/keto reductase — protein sequence MIESSDFRSMGIPLNHGGRMPALGFGTLIPYAAATISATRDALEAGFRHFDCAERYGNELEVGEALQAGLAAGGIAREDVFVTTKLWNTNHRPERVRPAFDASLDRLRLNYLDLYLIHTPFAFQPGDEQDPRDQNGNVIYDRGVTLLDTWRAMESLVDQGRCRAIGLSDIDLSELMPLYESARIKPAVVQVESHPYLPETDLLEFCKKNGVVLLAFAPLGHGMRPGPLEDPVILTIAVRIKKTPAQVLLAWAVQRGTALLTTPRTAARAKENFDISALPEDAFNEINRIQTRQRLNEVVKTGVPGFIPRGRSA from the coding sequence ATGATCGAATCTTCCGATTTTCGGAGCATGGGAATACCGCTTAACCACGGAGGCCGGATGCCGGCACTCGGGTTCGGCACACTGATTCCTTATGCCGCCGCAACTATAAGCGCTACCAGGGACGCGCTAGAGGCCGGATTTCGACACTTCGATTGCGCGGAGCGATACGGCAACGAGCTTGAAGTAGGCGAAGCGTTACAGGCAGGACTTGCCGCTGGCGGGATCGCGCGCGAAGACGTCTTCGTCACAACCAAATTGTGGAACACCAATCATCGGCCTGAGCGCGTGAGACCGGCTTTCGATGCGAGTCTGGATCGACTCAGGCTCAACTACCTGGATCTCTACCTCATTCATACTCCATTTGCGTTCCAACCGGGGGACGAGCAAGATCCGCGGGATCAAAACGGCAATGTCATCTACGACCGCGGCGTGACTCTGCTCGATACCTGGAGAGCGATGGAGAGTCTCGTAGATCAAGGCAGATGCCGCGCCATCGGCTTGTCGGACATCGACTTGAGCGAACTGATGCCCCTCTATGAATCTGCAAGAATCAAGCCAGCCGTGGTCCAGGTGGAGTCGCATCCGTATCTTCCCGAAACGGACCTTCTGGAATTCTGCAAGAAGAATGGCGTTGTGCTCTTGGCTTTTGCGCCCCTGGGTCACGGAATGAGGCCGGGGCCGCTCGAAGACCCAGTGATTTTGACAATCGCCGTACGAATTAAAAAGACGCCGGCGCAAGTGCTGCTGGCATGGGCGGTGCAGCGTGGCACGGCTTTACTTACTACGCCTAGAACTGCGGCTCGGGCGAAGGAGAATTTCGACATCTCCGCCCTACCGGAAGATGCATTCAACGAAATCAATCGAATTCAGACTCGACAGAGACTCAATGAGGTGGTGAAAACCGGCGTCCCAGGATTCATTCCACGAGGTCGTTCCGCATGA
- a CDS encoding DUF5681 domain-containing protein: MANYEVGYKKPPKHTRFHKGKSGNPGGKRKPTADIVTALERTLGALTTIEQDGETRSVTKLEAALEQLVTKAAAGDTAAFRLLSALMQAYQEPREQSPKSAAELEEADKKVLQGLLATFGVTDQGRPEP; the protein is encoded by the coding sequence ATGGCCAACTACGAAGTCGGATACAAGAAGCCTCCGAAGCACACGCGCTTCCACAAAGGGAAATCCGGAAATCCTGGCGGGAAACGCAAGCCCACAGCGGACATCGTCACCGCCCTGGAAAGGACGTTGGGCGCCCTGACCACGATCGAACAGGACGGCGAAACCCGCAGCGTGACCAAGCTCGAAGCGGCCCTAGAGCAGCTGGTCACAAAAGCCGCCGCCGGCGACACCGCCGCATTCCGCCTGCTAAGCGCACTCATGCAGGCATACCAGGAGCCGCGCGAGCAGTCACCAAAGTCCGCCGCTGAGCTCGAGGAGGCCGACAAAAAGGTGCTGCAAGGACTGTTGGCCACATTCGGCGTAACAGACCAAGGAAGACCGGAGCCCTGA
- a CDS encoding YCF48-related protein encodes MNFQSKKRLVLTVWALGVVSLLTVSSLYAAQPTIGPEGGDVRTFAYNPQNPDQILLSTSAGQMYSSNDNGKTWSRFARIGEGGDYVLDHIYFHPSDSRIIYVAAWSVNGENGELFRTEDGGRSWSSLKEMKGKSIRSLTIAASNPKMIVAGALDGVYRSDDGGKKFARISPSNIHNVQSLAIDPTNANVIYAGTWRLAYKTSNGGESWQQLAKGMDEDSDVFSIAIDPKTPSTVYASACTGVYKSKDGGMTFTKVEVIPVDQRRVRVIKQDPSNRSVVYAGSTTGLWKSVDGGLKWRRVSAANLIINDVMIDPRNSKRVLLATDRSGVMASNDGGLTFVSSNSGFAHRAIQALVLDKSQADVMYAGVVNDKSFGGAFVSADGGSHWSQINRGLNGSDVFALAQDANNQIIAGTNNGIFRMEPSSRTWTSVFTTSVWHPYVTDLHIEGENWFAGTSSGLLYSHDGGRSWQVQRNNGKEPITMVRSSGSRIAAAGYRTLLTSRDEGRNWGKMPSPSVSLMTGMILDQDERLWVSSPQGLFHEKAAGGWETVKTNLPEGNIKALTYDNHMHRLYAVTDSSNEVFASTDGQNWTSVYEGAYAVHEVVPAGDSLMVVTKYDGIVSFSARDLNAKLTAANTK; translated from the coding sequence ATGAATTTCCAATCTAAAAAGAGATTAGTGCTCACCGTGTGGGCTCTCGGGGTAGTGTCCCTACTCACAGTGAGCTCGCTATATGCCGCGCAACCCACGATCGGACCTGAGGGCGGCGATGTCCGCACCTTTGCTTACAATCCTCAGAATCCCGATCAGATCCTGCTCAGCACCAGCGCTGGACAGATGTATTCGTCGAATGACAATGGCAAGACCTGGTCGCGTTTCGCCCGCATTGGCGAAGGCGGCGACTACGTTCTTGACCACATCTATTTTCATCCAAGCGATTCCCGCATCATCTACGTTGCCGCGTGGAGCGTAAATGGCGAGAACGGCGAACTGTTCCGCACCGAAGATGGTGGCCGCAGCTGGTCTTCGCTGAAGGAGATGAAAGGGAAGTCGATTCGCTCGCTGACGATTGCGGCTTCGAATCCGAAGATGATCGTTGCCGGTGCGCTGGATGGCGTTTACCGCAGCGACGATGGCGGCAAGAAGTTTGCCCGCATCTCTCCCAGCAACATCCACAATGTCCAGTCGTTGGCAATCGATCCAACCAACGCGAACGTGATCTATGCGGGAACCTGGCGTCTGGCTTACAAGACGAGCAATGGTGGAGAAAGCTGGCAGCAGCTCGCGAAGGGCATGGACGAAGACTCTGACGTATTCTCGATCGCTATCGATCCCAAGACTCCTTCAACTGTCTATGCCAGCGCCTGCACGGGCGTTTACAAGAGCAAAGACGGCGGCATGACGTTCACGAAAGTTGAAGTCATTCCTGTTGACCAGCGTCGTGTTCGCGTGATCAAACAGGATCCGAGCAACCGCAGCGTTGTTTACGCAGGCAGCACAACTGGTCTGTGGAAGAGCGTTGACGGTGGATTGAAGTGGCGTCGTGTATCCGCAGCGAACCTGATCATCAACGACGTGATGATCGATCCCCGCAACTCCAAGCGCGTTCTTCTGGCAACCGATCGCAGCGGCGTAATGGCCAGCAACGACGGTGGCCTTACTTTCGTTTCATCCAATAGTGGATTTGCGCATCGCGCGATCCAGGCTCTGGTCCTCGACAAGTCCCAGGCTGATGTGATGTACGCAGGTGTCGTGAACGACAAGTCGTTCGGCGGCGCTTTCGTTTCCGCAGATGGCGGCTCGCACTGGTCGCAGATCAATCGCGGACTGAACGGCAGCGATGTGTTCGCGCTTGCTCAGGATGCGAACAATCAGATCATTGCCGGAACCAACAACGGAATCTTCCGTATGGAACCTTCAAGCCGCACGTGGACCAGCGTATTTACCACTTCGGTTTGGCATCCGTACGTAACCGACCTCCACATCGAAGGAGAGAACTGGTTTGCGGGCACCAGCTCCGGCCTGCTCTACTCGCATGACGGTGGACGCTCATGGCAGGTCCAGCGCAACAATGGGAAAGAGCCGATCACGATGGTCCGCAGCTCCGGCAGCCGCATCGCCGCCGCGGGATATCGCACGCTCTTGACTTCACGCGATGAAGGCCGCAACTGGGGCAAGATGCCATCGCCCTCGGTTTCGCTTATGACTGGAATGATCCTCGATCAGGACGAGCGGCTTTGGGTTTCCTCGCCGCAAGGTCTGTTCCATGAGAAGGCCGCAGGTGGATGGGAGACTGTAAAAACCAATCTGCCGGAAGGCAACATCAAGGCGTTGACCTACGACAATCACATGCACCGCCTGTACGCGGTCACGGATTCGTCGAACGAAGTCTTCGCCAGCACCGACGGCCAAAACTGGACGTCAGTGTATGAAGGCGCCTACGCAGTGCACGAAGTTGTGCCTGCCGGCGACAGCCTGATGGTAGTAACGAAGTATGACGGCATCGTGAGCTTCAGCGCTCGCGACCTGAATGCGAAGCTGACTGCCGCCAACACCAAGTAA
- a CDS encoding molybdopterin-dependent oxidoreductase: protein MIISRRKLIVSGLAATASASGVAVAARLAQKYGLIPPDHGGIYGLGETLTYAAQRLLTSHSLAREFPRSQISPRPFQNELAPLTADFKRLQAGGFADYRLSIDGMVHEPASFSIADLKSCPSRSHITEIACEEGWSYIAEWIGVPLSHVLNLVGAHPQAKYVVYVSMEPDTWDSIDMADALHPQTFLCYGMNGGELPVPHGGPLRVRLPRQIGYKNIKFINRLTVTDNLKTFGKGCGSAACEAGYAWYTGI, encoded by the coding sequence ATGATCATTTCACGCCGAAAGCTGATCGTATCCGGACTCGCCGCGACCGCGAGTGCGTCGGGAGTGGCAGTGGCAGCGCGCCTGGCGCAGAAGTATGGATTGATTCCTCCCGATCATGGCGGAATCTACGGTCTCGGCGAAACGCTCACTTACGCCGCGCAGCGGCTGCTGACGAGCCATTCACTGGCACGCGAATTCCCGCGAAGCCAAATTTCGCCGCGTCCATTCCAGAACGAACTCGCGCCGCTGACGGCAGATTTCAAGCGTCTTCAGGCGGGTGGATTCGCGGACTATCGGCTGTCTATAGACGGCATGGTCCACGAACCTGCGTCGTTCTCGATCGCCGATCTCAAGAGCTGCCCATCTCGCAGCCACATCACCGAAATCGCGTGTGAAGAGGGCTGGTCCTACATCGCCGAGTGGATTGGCGTGCCTCTCTCCCACGTGTTGAACCTTGTCGGGGCCCACCCACAAGCCAAGTACGTCGTGTATGTCTCAATGGAACCCGATACCTGGGACAGCATCGATATGGCCGACGCTCTGCATCCGCAAACCTTTCTGTGTTACGGCATGAATGGCGGCGAACTTCCAGTACCGCACGGTGGGCCGCTGCGCGTGCGGCTCCCTCGGCAAATCGGGTACAAGAACATTAAATTCATCAATCGCCTGACGGTCACAGACAACCTGAAAACGTTTGGTAAAGGCTGCGGATCTGCAGCTTGTGAGGCAGGCTACGCCTGGTACACCGGCATCTGA